One genomic region from Cryptococcus deuterogattii R265 chromosome 7, complete sequence encodes:
- a CDS encoding solute carrier family 25 (mitochondrial S-adenosylmethionine transporter) member 26: MADIDGPSRPSPTFQRALISGAISGLSVDFMFFPLDTVKTRIQSSAGFWHSGGFKGVYRGVGSVGLGSAPGASAFFVTYETLKKQLPKYQVFANNSSLTHMAAASGAEYVSCLIRVPTEVVKSRTQTGAYGHGMSSLHSAISTMKYEGIRGFYRGFGITLTREIPFTSIQFPLYEFFKSYLSQNYLGGKRPTSYEAALCGSVAGGIAAAATTPLDVVKTRVMLEARISASASGAEVVGSILPPEQPSPSVLSFPPRLLNILRTEGPTALFRGWVPRTFAISMGGAVFLGIYDLASNFGIKEEKEDQVA; encoded by the exons ATGGCTGATATCGACGGCCCCTCCCGCCCCTCTCCCACCTTTCAGAGGGCCCTCATA TCGGGCGCCATCTCAGGCCTCTCCGTAGACTTCATGTTCTTCCCCCTCGACACAGTCAAGACAAGAATACAGTCTTCAGCAGGCTTCTGGCACTCGGGCGGATTCAAGGGCGTCTATCGGGGTGTAGGAAGTGTCGGCCTCGGCAGTGCGCCTGGTG cttctgccttcttcgtcacGTACGAGACCCTCAAAAAGCAACTGCCCAAGTATCAGGTGTTTGCCAACAACTCTTCTTTGACTCATATGGCGGCTGCTTCCGGAGCAGAGTAT GTCTCATGTCTCATTCGAGTCCCTACAGAGGTTGTCAAGTCTCGTACACAAACCGGAGCATATGGTCATGGGATGAGCAGTCTCCATTCGGCCATCAGTACCATGAAGTATGAAGGTATCAGAGGATTCTATCGTGGGTTCGGTATCACTCTTACCCGAGAA ATACCGTTCACCTCTATCCAATTCCCCTTGTACgaattcttcaaatcctaCCTTTCCCAGAATTACCTCGGTGGTAAACGGCCTACCTCTTACGAAGCAGCTCTATGTGGATCTGTGGCTGGTGGCATAGCAGCTGCCGCTACAACCCCTTTGGATGTTGTAAAGACCCGAGTCATGCTCGAAGCCAGA ATCTCGGCATCTGCATCCGGCGCCGAGGTTGTCGGTAgtatccttcctcccgaACAACCCTCACCATCtgtcctctccttccctccccgtctcctcaacatcctccGCACCGAAGGTCCTACAGCCCTCTTCAGAGGATGGGTGCCTAGAACATTTGCCATCTCCATGGGAGGCGCAGTCTTTTTGGGTATTTACGATCTGGCTAGCAATTTCGGcatcaaggaagaaaaagaagatcaagtGGCTTAG
- a CDS encoding glutaryl-CoA dehydrogenase: MAAARSFRPLLKKVTPSAGTVVAKRGMASKMAKYDWEDPLNMNSLLTEEEVAIHETAKSFSQSKLLPRVTEAYRTENFDPAILREMGELGLLGATIQGYGCAGVSSVSYGLIAREVERVDSGYRSAMSVQSSLVMHPINEFGSDAQKEKYLPQLATGEIIGCFGLTEPNHGSDPSSMETTATKTSDGWVLNGSKTWISNAPVADLFVIWARVVENGEKGKVRGFLVEKGTPGLSAPAIKNKMSLRASITGSIFMEEVKLSNDALLPKSNGLGSPFSCLNNARYGISWGVMGALEDCLARARDYALERNQFKRPLASFQLVQKKLADASTAVTLGLLGSLQLGRLKDKGEWSSDMVSMMKRNNCGEALHHSRVLLDILGGNACSDEYHIGRHAANLQVANTYEGTNDIHALILGKAITGLQAFAN; the protein is encoded by the exons ATGGCAGCCGCAAGATCATTCAGACCTCTGCTCAAGAAAGTAACTCCTTCAGCAGGCACTGTCGTCGcaaagagaggaatggcTTCCA AAATGGCAAAGTATGACTGGGAG GACCCTCTCAACATGAATTCTCTTCTcactgaggaagaagttgcGATCCA CGAAACTGCCAAGTCATTCTCCCAATCCAAACTTCTTCCCCGTGTAACTGAAGCTTACCGTACT GAAAACTTTGACCCTGCCATCCTTCGGGAGATGGGCGAGCTTGGACTTCTGGGTGCTACAATTCAAGGCTATGGATGTGCTGGCGTATCAAGTGTATCATATGGCCTTATTGCCCGGGAGGTTGAACG AGTAGATTCAGGATACCGTTCTGCTATGAGTGTCCAGTCTTCAC TGGTCATGCATCCTATCAATGAGTTTGGCAGCGATGCCCAAAAGGAAAAATATCTTCCCCAGCTCG CTACCGGCGAGATTATTGGTTGCTTT GGTCTTACCGAACCCAACCATGGTTCCGATCCATCTTCTATGGAAACCACCGCTACTAAAACATCTGATGGGTGGGTTCTTAACGGTAGCAAAACCTGGATCTCCAACGCTCCCGTGGCCGACTTATTTGTCATTTGGGCTCGAGTAGTCGAGAACGGcgagaagggcaaggtgCGAGGTTTCTTGGTTGAAAAGGGCACTCCTGGTCTTTCTGCGCCTGCtatcaaaaacaaaatgtCTCTCCGAGCGTCTATCACAGGTTCCATCTTCATGGAGGAAGTCAAGCTGTCCAATGATGCGCTTTTGCCAAAGTCAAACGGTCTTGGATCGCCTTTTTCCTGTCTAAACAACGCTAGGTATGGTATCAGCTGGGGTGTGATGGGTGCTTTGGAGGACTGTCTCGCCCGGGCCAGGGATTATGCTCTTGAACG AAACCAATTCAAGCGACCTCTTGCGTCTTTCCAGCTCGTCCAAAAGAAGCTTGCCGATGCCTCCACGGCCGTTACCCTCGGCCTTCTCGGCTCTCTCCAGCTCGGTAGACTCAAGGACAAAGGAGAATGGTCGTCCGATATGGTTTCtatgatgaagaggaacaaTTGCGGCGAAGCGTTGCACCACTCCAGGGTACTGCTTGACATCTTGGGCGGAAACGCTTGTAGTGATGA GTACCACATTGGAAGGCACGCCGCCAATTTGCAAGTCGCCAATACTTATGAAGGAACAAAT GACATTCATG CTCTTATTCTCGGCAAGGCAATTACTGGCTTGCAGGCTTTTGCCAACTAA
- a CDS encoding dihydrodipicolinate synthetase — MSSLNNHLNGNGATHKRVLKPGVWAPIPTFLDGNEELDVATFRKHVVDLAKTGMQPVICGSMGEAFHLTDNERVTLFKETRAALDEAGLFDTVIIAGTGANSTRATINLCHLAASSGADVAIVIPGYYAGAMSPLALKTFFLEVQASSPIPVMVYNYPGAAGGIDLSSDLISEVAREGSNICGVKLTCGAVGKLTRITAATATPAFADYPRKSDVAPEFLTLGGFADFLAPAMLGGRGHGAIMGLGNIYPRSLVRLFELSHKIATDGQPSAQDLKKALELQDLVSGADASFSRAGIAGTKWYLKTHSGYPSARLRHPLLEFTDEQGRALEKEEAVVKLMEVEKSLRQ; from the exons ATGTCATCACTCAACAATCATCTCAATGGCAACGGTGCCACCCACAAGAGAGTGCTCAAACCAGGCGTCTGGGCCCCCATCCCCACTTTTTTGGATGGCAACGAGGAGCTTG ATGTCGCCACCTTCAGAAAACATGTCGTTGATCTTGCCAAAACCGGCATGCAGCCTGTCATTTGCGGGTCGATGGGTGAAGCCTTCCACCTCACGGACAATGAACGAGTGACTCTCTTCAAGGAGACTCGGGCTGCTCTCGACGAAGCTGGGTTGTTCGACACAGTGATAATTGCTGGAAC TGGCGCCAATTCCACTCGAGCGACTATCAATCTCTGTCACTTAGCTGCTTCTTCCGGTGCTGATGTCGCCATCGTCATCCCCGGTTACTACGCTGGTGCCATGAGCCCCCTTGCCCTTaagaccttcttccttgaagtccaagcttcttcccccaTCCCCGTTATGGTGTACAACTATCCAGGCGCTGCTGGAGGCATCGACCTCTCTTCCGACCTCATCTCAGAGGTCGCCAGGGAAGGCTCTAATATCTGCGGCGTCAAGCTTACTTGCGGAGCCGTAGGAAAGCTTACAAGGATCACTGCTGCTACTGCTACTCCCGCCTTTGCAGACTATCCTCGAAAGAGCGACGTCGCACCAGAGTTTCTCACTCTTGGTGGGTTTGCAGACTTCCTCGCGCCCGCTATGCTGGGTGGTAGAGGCCATGGTGCTATAATGGGTTTGGGCAACATCTATCCTCGCTCGCTTGTCAGATTGTTTGAGCTCTCCCACAAGATTGCTACAGACGGCCAACCTTCTGCCCAGGACCTGAAGAAGGCTCTCGAGCTGCAAGATTTGGTTTCCGGTGCCGATGCATCCTTTTCAAGGGCAGGAATTGCTGGAACCAAATGGTACCTCAAGACTCACAGTGGCTATCCCTCTGCAAGGTTGAGGCACCCCTTGTTGGAGTTTACGGATGAACAGGGGCGGGCAttagagaaggaagaggctgtTGTCAAGTTgatggaggttgagaagagtttgaggCAATAA
- a CDS encoding glycine-rich RNA binding protein, which yields MKDRETGRSRGFGFVTYGSPQEAEAAIAAMNEQELDGRRVRVNMANSRGSGGGGYGGGYNSGYGGGYQQQGGYQQGGGFNQGYGGGYGGSGYGGGAQGGYGGGYGGQQGSYEQGGYGGNQGFDAQQGYGGAAGGYGQQQGGYNGGY from the exons ATGAAGGACCGTGAGACTGGCCGTTCCCGAGGTTTCGGTTTTGTT ACCTACGGCTCCCCTCAGGAGGCTGAGGCTGCCATTGCCGCTATGAACGAGCAGGAGCTCGACGGCCGACGTGTCCGA GTCAACATGGCCAACTCTCGTGGCTCTGGTGGCGGTGGCTACGGTGGCGGTTACAACTCCGGCT ACGGCGGTGGTTACCAGCAACAAGGCGGCTACCAGCAGGGCGGCGGTTTCAACCAGGGCT ACGGCGGTGGTTACGGCGGCTCCGGCTACGGTGGCGGTGCCCAGGGCGGTTACGGTGGTGGCT ACGGCGGCCAGCAGGGTAGCTACGAGCAGGGCG GCTACGGTGGTAACCAGGGCTTTGATGCCCAGCAGGGCTACGGAGGTGCTGCTGGTGGTTATG GCCAACAACAGGGTGGCTACAACGGCGGCTACTAA
- a CDS encoding 50S small subunit ribosomal protein L24e, translated as MRVDRCDFTGYKVYPSRGKVYVRGDSKTFRFLSSKAESLFLQRKNPRKIAWTQVYRRMHKKGITEEVAKKRSRKNVKVQRGIVGADLASILAKRTAKPEVRAAARQAAITKAKTEKRDKEARKAANKPAQANVPKVSKQSMKGGAGKGGR; from the exons ATGCGTGTCGACAGGTGTGACTTCACCGGGTACAAGGTTTACCCTTCCAGGGGAAAGGTCTACGTCCGAGGGGACTCCAAG ACCTTCCGATTCCTCAGCTCCAAGGCTGagtctctcttcctccaacgAAAGAACCCTCGAAAGATCGCTTGGACTCAGGTTTACCGACG GATGCACAAGAAGGGTATCACCGAGGAGGTCGCCAAGAAGAGGTCCAGGAAGAACGTCAAGGTCCAG CGTGGTATCGTTGGTGCCGACCTTGCTTCCATCCTTGCTAAGCGAACTGCTAAGCCCGAGGTCCGCGCTGCCGCTCGTCAAGCTGCTATCACCAAGGCCAAGACTGAGAAGCGTGACAAGGAGGCCCGCAAGGCTGCCAACAAGCCCGCCCAGGCCAACGTTCCCAAGGTTTCTAAGCAGAGCATGAAGGGTGGTGCCGGCAAGGGTGGCCGTTAA
- a CDS encoding rRNA biogenesis protein RRP36 translates to MATASSSKLNGAARLKQSNKTIREPSPDDEFLESDSEVDEFAEGFQPGLAETYSDDEDDGHEYEEGYEDEESGEEGNARWEPDNWDENEDTVSESGSGDDDDDSAELRKLQNNLNSLPLSTLAKAQQSLSRKSSSASSHDQSKEEKLTLMKSKLAQMQRNKGKTVAVPDADSHGFKLRTQESDEESDSGPETTSSTKRGSKHAPALMSTKKQVSRKRQVIEVSKPERRDPRFSSVSAGHANADLHSKSYSFLPDLLRQELSGLKEAVAAAKKAEKNCPWAEKPMRTAERERLEAQMGQVRTKLVRTEKEAMEREVLAKAKREEREKRTQGKGAWFMKKGEKKDLLLKARFETLEKQGGKTAVKKLVEKKRKKLASKEKKSRPFAKGAEGVGQDIKRRRVA, encoded by the exons ATGGCTACTGCATCATCGTCGAAACTTAATGGGGCAGCTCGCCTCAAACAATCGAACAAGACAATTAGGGAACCTTCTCCGGACGACGAATTCTTGGAGTCGGACTCTGAAGTCGACGAATTTGCAGAGGGGTTTCAGCCAGGATTGGCGGAAACGTATTCcgacgatgaggacgaCGGCCATGAATATGAGGAGGGttatgaagatgaagagagtggggaagaaggaaatgcAAGATGGGAACCCGATAACTGGGACGAAAACGAGGACACTGTCTCTGAAAGTGGGAGcggcgatgacgatgatgacagTGCCGAGTTG AGAAAGCTCCAAAATA ACCTCAACTCATTGCCACTTTCAACCCTGGCCAAAGCGCAACAATCCCTCTCACgcaaatcatcttcagcttcttcccatgaccaaagcaaagaagaaaagcttACCCTGATGAAATCCAAACTTGCTCAAATGCAACGAAACAAGGGCAAAACCGTTGCTGTTCCAGATGCCGACAGTCATGGCTTTAAATTAAGGACACAAGAAtctgatgaggagagtgaCTCTGGGCCGGAAACTACTTCGTCCACGAAAAGAGGCAGTAAACACGC TCCGGCTTTAATGAGTACCAAAAAACAGGTGTCTCGCAAACGGCAAGTCATCGAGGTCTCTAAACCGGAACGCCGCGACCCACGTTTTTCCTCCGTCTCTGCAGGTCATGCTAATGCTGATCTCCATTCAAAATCTTACTCTTTCCTGCCTGACCTTCTCCGCCAAGAGCTCTCTGGGTTAAAGGAAGCTGTGGCTGCTGCtaagaaggctgagaagaaTTGTCCCTGGGCCGAAAAGCCAATGAGAACTGCTGAGCGAGAAAGGCTTGAAGCGCAGATGGGGCAGGTTAGGACAAAACTAGTAAGAACAGAGAAGGAAGCtatggagagagaagttTTGGCCAAggcaaagagagaagaacgagagaagagaacaCAGGGAAAAGGCGCATGGTTCATGAAAAAGG GCGAGAAGAAAGATTTACTTCTCAAAGCGCGCTTCGAGACACTCGAGAAACAAGGGGGGAAAACAGCTGTCAAAAAGCttgtggagaagaagagaaagaaactTGCGAgcaaggagaaaaagagccGGCCCTTTGCGAAAGGAGCAGAGGGAGTGGGCCAGGATATCAAGAGGCGAAGAGTCGCCTGA